A stretch of DNA from Vibrio palustris:
CACTCAATTGATCGACAGAGGAGCGTTGCCACTGCACACTCATTATCATAATATGCGGCCACATAATATAAATAAAGTGGATGAGAATCGCGAGGGTAGTAGTGACAACACCGATTGTCACCGCTCGACTAAGCGTTAAGTAGCGCTTCTTTTGTGGCAGCGTCATTGCGTCTATCGCAGTGTGTTCGTGTGAAGACGGTTCATGAGTGTGCGACATGTGGTGGATCCCTTTAATGGCAAGTCAAATTAAGTTGTTGAGTAAAAAGTTGTCCTAATGAGTTATCAGGGTCCGCATCGGCGGGTAAGTTCGTCGCATAAGCCACTTCTTTCGGCGTTGGGTTCGGCGCAATAATCTTATATTGGCAGTGTTTTGCCAATTGTGGTGATAGCTTAATGCTGTCGCGGCCTTTCCAAGACATATCAACATAATAAGTCGGATCAAAAATAAGAAATTTAAGCGGCTCGTTTATGAATGTGAAAGGTTTAGTGAGTGGTAAGTCGAATTTGAGCGTTGCTTTACCACGTTTGGTGGTTAACACGGCATTACGCGCCGTTTTATAGCGAATCGGTGTGGTTTTATGTTGATAAAAATACGTAAAGTAGTGGGTGCTCAGCATGTTTTTTATCATATTATCGGCTAGCTTTTGCAGCGTTTTTTTACGGTGTTCTTTCGACATATCTTCGCCATCAAATAGATACGCCGTTGTCATGGGGTCAAATTCCCATGTCATCGAAAATCCGGTAATGGCGTGATCGTTGCCATTGATCTGCGTGACCATATCGACCCAAGAGTGCGGGTGCGCCTTGGCAAGAGTCGGCATCAATGCCAATAGCCCGATTAAAGTAAACCATGAACGGTGAGAAACGACAGGCGTAAAAACACGCAGTGAGGACCAGTCAAACAATGCGATAACTCTTCTATAAAAGGGTAAGTACAGTCGCAAGGTTATAACATATTTTATTGTAAATAACAGTCAGCACAACGTAATCTTAATTAGTGTGACAAGTGATAACTGTACCAAAATCACGGATGGGATCTGCATTGAAGCGGTTACTGTCTATACTGATAAAAAGTTAGGTAATTCAACGAGGGATGTAATGACAATGGAATGGCTTCCTGCCGAAGATAAACACTTTGCTCGCGTGCTGACGCGTACCAATATGACGCCGTATTATGATAAATATGGCATCCATTGGGATGATGAAATGTTTGACGAGTCATGGCTGCATTTTGACAATTTCGAAATCTATAACAGTGGTCAACGTGTCGGTATTGTGCGCTTTAGTCATGACGACAACGCCGTGTATTTACGTGATTTGCAAATTGATGCGCACCATCAAAATAAAGGGGCAGGCGCGGCAACCATTCATTTTGCCAAACAGTATTGCCAGCAAGCGGCGAAAAGTGAGTTACGTTTGCGGGTGTTTTCTGATAACCCTGCGAAAGCATTATATGAGCGGCTCGGCTTTGTGACCGTAGGCACTGACGATTCGTTAATTCGTATGGCAACGCCAGTGTAACCTGTGAATGAAAAAGCCAGCACTGAGGCTGGCTTTACGCATTCTTATAGCAAGGCATTATTCTTGCGCTGCTTTCACTCGAATCTTATTACTTTTGATGAGTGCCATGTTTAAAGCATTCATAGCTTTAGTGGCTTCGTCTTTATCTGGCATTTCAACAAAGCCAAAGCCTTTTGAGTGACCAGAGTTTGCATCTAAGACCAAGTTACAGTGGGTAACATTGCCGTATTCTGAAAACAGAACACGTAAATCATGCTCAGAGAGCGTGCGCGCTAAATTGCGAACAAGAAGTTTCATAGAAAACCGTTTAATGAGTAAATTACCCGCGCATTATGTCACCTCACTTGTGGAAAAGCGACCGCTTATCTTATGGAATGTCGATTATCGACTCAGAGCCGAGCGTTTAACGCGATTTTTTCAGTTAGTGTGTCACTCGACAAGGAAAAATGGAATGTGATATCGATTCACAATGAGTAGTTACTAATGTCTTTTTAGCTAAATAAGTTGAAACTAATATTACAAGTCAGTATTGTACCGTTTTTTACTACTCTATGAGGGAGGTCTTCGGATGGAAGATCTGCAAACCATGCGTGCTCAATCGAAAGAAGTCTCAGAATGGCTGCGTATTTTAGCTCACCCAGAGCGTTTAATGGTGGTGTATCAATTAACCTCAGGCGAGCAAGGCGTCGGTGAGTTACTCAAACACTCGGCATTAAGCCAATCGGCATTTTCTCAGCATCTGACCGTATTACGTAACAACCACATCATTCAAGCTCGCAAGCGTTCACAGCAAGTGTTTTATTCGTTAGCTGATAACCGAGTAACGGATGTCGTGAATACCTTAAAGCATGTGTTTCTATAAGCCCTGTCGGGGATGAGTGAGTATATCGAGCCTTGTTTGCCATACGTTATTTACGTGATGGCAAAGTCGTGAGCTCGGTATACTCATTTTGGATCACTGCGTTATTTCGATACATCGCCCGTTAACCGAGTCACGACAGGACAATGATCCGACAAGTGATACTTGAGTACATCTTGACGGGTGAAATGCTGTTGCTCGGCGGAGCGCATAACAACATCACGGCTATGAATAATATGATCAACCAAGTGGCGATAGGTGACCGTTCGCGTTGGTAACGATGCTGAACGCGCAATACAACGAGACATGGTATAGCGGCTAGAAAGTATCGGTACAGGGGTGACATCCTGGGTAATACGCTTCCACAACCAATCGGTGGGGTACGCCAGTTGGTGATTGACATCCCCTAAAATGATATACGCTTGTTGTTGTAATACACGTTGTTGAATCCATTGATTAAGCGCAGCACCTTGCTGCTTAAGACGCCGACAACTGTGACTATTAGCATGATAAGCCGTGACACAGCCGGCTTTTAAATGTACCGACAGCAGGTGAATATCTTGTTTGGCCGTGTGCAACATAATATACGTGGCAAAGCGCAATTTACTGCGTGGCTGCTTAGGTAATAAATCCACATCTTGCGGATCGCTGACTGTTAGCCCTTTACGCACGGCAATGCCGGTATATTGATTCACCCCATTAAATTGGCGCGTTGCCGCATACTTTGCTTGGCGGCGGTCGGAAAAATACAGCTGGTATGTGGGCCCAACCACACGTTGCAGCGCTTCAGGACTATCGACTTCTTGAAAGGCGAGTATATCTGGAGAGTGGCGCTTCAGCACCGCTCGCATCGCGGCGTAATCAGTCAGCGTACGCGGTGTCGCCAACACAGAGGGAGAAAGGGTTAACCATTGCATGTTCCATGTCATAAGTGTCAACGGTTGTGCACAAACGGCTTGGCTGTATGCCATCGTTGCGAATATCAGCGCTAGCCAACGCCCCAATTTTCTCATAACAATTCTCATTATTTTTTTTATTGTGATGAGCGTAGCTATGGTGCGCTCGCTCGACAAAATCATTCATCGTAAAATACGACGCACTTGCCATAATTGGTGATGCCTTGTACGTGTGGTGACGCTTTTTGATCTATATCAAAACAGATTAAACCAGAGCCGCGTCTAATGTTTCCCTACATATAGTATCAAGAATGCCAAATATTACCACATCCTGTATTGGTTTATTGTCGCATTCTAAAAGGAGAACACAGTGGGACCAATAGTCATCAAGCGCGATGGATCACAAGCACCCTTTGATCCTGTCCGTATTCAAACCGCCGTTACCAGTGCTGCCCGTTGCCTGACCCCTGAACTAACTCACTACGCTGAGCTCGTGGCTCAGCGGATTACCGAGCAATGTGCCGCAAATGACCGTGTAGCAATTAGCGAGATTCAAACCAGAGTTGAAAATGAGTTAATGCAGGGCCCATACAAAGTGCTGGCGCGTGCGTACATCGAATACCGCCACGACCGTGATGTCGCCCGTGAAAAGCAAAGTGCCTTGAACCGCGAAATCGAAGGCTTGATTGAAGAAAGTAACGCCGAGCTATTAAATGAAAACGCCAATAAAGATGGGAAGGTGATTCCCACACAACGTGATTTATTGGCAGGCATTGTTGCCAAGCATTATGCCAAAGCGCATATCCTTCCTCGTGACGTTGTCACGGCTCATGAGCGTGGCGAAATTCATTATCACGATTTGGATTATGCGCCGTTTTTCCCCATGTTTAACTGTATGTTGATCGACCTTAAAGGCATGCTGACCGGCGGTTTCAAAATGGGTAACGCGGAAATCGAAACGCCTAAGTCTATCTCTACGGCAACGGCAGTGACCGCGCAGATCATCGCTCAAGTGGCCAGTCATATCTATGGCGGCACCACCATCAATGGTATTGACGAGATATTAGAACCCTATGTCAACGCCAGTTACCAAAAACATTTAAAAGTTGCCATTGAATGGGAGATTCCTCATCCGGAGCGTTTCGCCGCATCTCGCACTGAGAAAGAATGTTTTGATGCCTTCCAATCGTTGGAGTATGAAGTCAATACCTTGCATACCGCCAATGGGCAAACGCCGTTTGTCACGTTGGGCTTTGGGTTGGGCACTTCATGGTGTGCCCGTTTAATTCAGCAGTCGATTTTGAAAAATCGCATTGCTGGCTTAGGGAAAAATCGTAAAACCGCGGTATTCCCTAAGCTGGTTTTTGCCATTAAACCGGGGGTTAATCAAAGCCCTGGCGATGACAATTACGACATCAAGCAACTCGCACTAGAGTGTGCCAGCAAAAGAATGTACCCCGATATTCTCAATTATGACCGCGTGGTGGAGGTGACGGGCTCATTTAAAACCCCCATGGGTTGCCGCAGCTTTTTGAACCGTTATGAAGACAACGGTGAAGTGATCCACGATGGCCGCAATAACTTGGGCGTGGTTAGTGTCAACTTGCCACACATTGCCCTGCAAGCCCAAGGTGACCGTACTCGATTCTACGCATTACTCGATGACACCTTAGTCACGGCGCGTCGCGCGCTCGACTCTCGTATTGCCCGGCTTGAAAACGTGAAAGCGCGTGTCGCACCTATTTTATATATGGAAGGTGCGTGTGGCGTGCGCTTAAATGCCGATGATCCGATTGCCGAGATCTTCAAACATGGCCGCGCGTCTATTTCACTCGGCTACATTGGTGTACATGAAGTAATCAATGCGCTGTTTGGCACCAAGACTCATGTATATGACGATGAAACTCTGCGCCAAGAGGGAATTCGCATGGTGCAACATTTACGCAACGCTGTGGATGCATGGAAACAAGAAACCGGTTATGCCTTCAGTTTGTACGCCACGCCAAGCGAGAACTTATGCAATCGGTTTTGCTCGCTCGATGCCAAAACCTTTGGTGTCGTGGAGGGGGTAACCGACAAAGGGTATTACACCAATAGCTTCCATTTGGATGTGGAAAAAGCGGCTAACCCGTACGACAAAATTGACTTTGAAATGCCGTATCCTGTTCTCTCGAATGGCGGCTTCATCTGCTATGGGGAATTTCCTAATATGCAGCGCAATATCGAAGCGTTGGAAAATGTTTGGGATTATAGTTACCGTAAAGTGCCTTATTACGGCACCAATACTCCCATTGATGAGTGCTATGAATGCGGCTTTACTGGCGAGTTTACCTGTACCAGCAAAGGGTTTGTATGCCCGAAATGTGGTAATCATGATACCGAGAAAGTCTCGGTGATCCGCCGCGTATGCGGTTATTTAGGCAGCCCAGATGCGCGGCCATTTAACCTTGGCAAGCAGCAAGAGGTTCAGCGCCGCGTGAAGCACTTATAATATGAACTATCACCAATATCATCCCGTGGATGTGGTGAACGGCGAAGGTACACGTTGCACCCTGTTTGTCGCAGGGTGCGAACATCACTGCAAAGGCTGTTATAACCAATCCACATGGCGAGTCGACTCGGGGCACTTATATACGCCGGCATTAGAAGAACGCATTATTGCCGATCTTTTGGATACGCGCATTCAACGGCGCGGCTTGTCGCTCTCTGGCGGCGATCCGCTGCATCCTGCCAATGTCACCGCGATTGAACATTTAGTCACTCGGGTTAAACGTGAATGCCCAGATAAAGACATCTGGCTATGGACCGGATACACACTTGATCAATTGAGTGATTCCCAGCGCGCCATCACCAAGCACATTGATGTCCTCATTGATGGTAAATTTGAGCAAAGCCAATACGATCCAGAGTTACTGTGGCGTGGCAGTGCCAACCAAATCATCCACCGCTTTGATTTAAGTAAAAGCTAGTAGGGTGTTGGCGAAAAGCGACTTAGTGTTATAACGCATCTATTAC
This window harbors:
- a CDS encoding RNA recognition motif domain-containing protein, which translates into the protein MKLLVRNLARTLSEHDLRVLFSEYGNVTHCNLVLDANSGHSKGFGFVEMPDKDEATKAMNALNMALIKSNKIRVKAAQE
- the nrdG gene encoding anaerobic ribonucleoside-triphosphate reductase-activating protein translates to MNYHQYHPVDVVNGEGTRCTLFVAGCEHHCKGCYNQSTWRVDSGHLYTPALEERIIADLLDTRIQRRGLSLSGGDPLHPANVTAIEHLVTRVKRECPDKDIWLWTGYTLDQLSDSQRAITKHIDVLIDGKFEQSQYDPELLWRGSANQIIHRFDLSKS
- a CDS encoding DUF1007 family protein — translated: MFDWSSLRVFTPVVSHRSWFTLIGLLALMPTLAKAHPHSWVDMVTQINGNDHAITGFSMTWEFDPMTTAYLFDGEDMSKEHRKKTLQKLADNMIKNMLSTHYFTYFYQHKTTPIRYKTARNAVLTTKRGKATLKFDLPLTKPFTFINEPLKFLIFDPTYYVDMSWKGRDSIKLSPQLAKHCQYKIIAPNPTPKEVAYATNLPADADPDNSLGQLFTQQLNLTCH
- a CDS encoding GNAT family N-acetyltransferase: MTMEWLPAEDKHFARVLTRTNMTPYYDKYGIHWDDEMFDESWLHFDNFEIYNSGQRVGIVRFSHDDNAVYLRDLQIDAHHQNKGAGAATIHFAKQYCQQAAKSELRLRVFSDNPAKALYERLGFVTVGTDDSLIRMATPV
- the nrdD gene encoding anaerobic ribonucleoside-triphosphate reductase, with protein sequence MGPIVIKRDGSQAPFDPVRIQTAVTSAARCLTPELTHYAELVAQRITEQCAANDRVAISEIQTRVENELMQGPYKVLARAYIEYRHDRDVAREKQSALNREIEGLIEESNAELLNENANKDGKVIPTQRDLLAGIVAKHYAKAHILPRDVVTAHERGEIHYHDLDYAPFFPMFNCMLIDLKGMLTGGFKMGNAEIETPKSISTATAVTAQIIAQVASHIYGGTTINGIDEILEPYVNASYQKHLKVAIEWEIPHPERFAASRTEKECFDAFQSLEYEVNTLHTANGQTPFVTLGFGLGTSWCARLIQQSILKNRIAGLGKNRKTAVFPKLVFAIKPGVNQSPGDDNYDIKQLALECASKRMYPDILNYDRVVEVTGSFKTPMGCRSFLNRYEDNGEVIHDGRNNLGVVSVNLPHIALQAQGDRTRFYALLDDTLVTARRALDSRIARLENVKARVAPILYMEGACGVRLNADDPIAEIFKHGRASISLGYIGVHEVINALFGTKTHVYDDETLRQEGIRMVQHLRNAVDAWKQETGYAFSLYATPSENLCNRFCSLDAKTFGVVEGVTDKGYYTNSFHLDVEKAANPYDKIDFEMPYPVLSNGGFICYGEFPNMQRNIEALENVWDYSYRKVPYYGTNTPIDECYECGFTGEFTCTSKGFVCPKCGNHDTEKVSVIRRVCGYLGSPDARPFNLGKQQEVQRRVKHL
- a CDS encoding ArsR/SmtB family transcription factor, with the protein product MEDLQTMRAQSKEVSEWLRILAHPERLMVVYQLTSGEQGVGELLKHSALSQSAFSQHLTVLRNNHIIQARKRSQQVFYSLADNRVTDVVNTLKHVFL
- a CDS encoding endonuclease/exonuclease/phosphatase family protein; its protein translation is MRKLGRWLALIFATMAYSQAVCAQPLTLMTWNMQWLTLSPSVLATPRTLTDYAAMRAVLKRHSPDILAFQEVDSPEALQRVVGPTYQLYFSDRRQAKYAATRQFNGVNQYTGIAVRKGLTVSDPQDVDLLPKQPRSKLRFATYIMLHTAKQDIHLLSVHLKAGCVTAYHANSHSCRRLKQQGAALNQWIQQRVLQQQAYIILGDVNHQLAYPTDWLWKRITQDVTPVPILSSRYTMSRCIARSASLPTRTVTYRHLVDHIIHSRDVVMRSAEQQHFTRQDVLKYHLSDHCPVVTRLTGDVSK